In Candidatus Eisenbacteria bacterium, the genomic stretch GCCCTCCAGCGCGCGGGGCGCCGCGCTCGCGTTCATCATCGTCACGGTGGTGCTCGACTCGCTCGCGCTGGGCGTGATCATCCCGGTGCTGCCGAAGCTCGTCGTCGAGTTCGAGGGCGGCGACACGGCGCGTGCGGCCGAGATCTTCGGCGTCTTCGGAACGGTGTGGGCGCTCATGCAGTTCGTGTTCTCGCCGGTGCTGGGCGCGCTCTCCGACCGGTTCGGACGGCGGACCGTGATCCTGGTGTCGAACTTCGGCCTGGGCCTCGACTACGTCCTCATGGCCCTCGCGCCCTCGCTCGGCTGGCTGTTCGTCGGGCGCGTCATCTCCGGCATCACGGCGGCGAGCTTCGGAACCGCCGGGGCCTACATCGCCGACGTGACGCCGCCCGAAACGCGGGCGCGCGGCTTCGGGATGATCGGCGCCGGCTTCGGCCTCGGGTTCGTGCTCGGGCCCGCGCTGGGCGGTCTCTTGGGCGGCATGGGCCCTCGCGTGCCCTTCTGGATCGCCGCGGTGCTGAGCCTCGCCAACGCGACCTACGGCTTCTTCGTGCTGCCCGAGTCGCTCCCGCCTTCGCGGCGTGCGCCCTTCTCGTGGCAGCGCGCGAACCCCGTCGGCTCGCTGACGCTGCTGCGCTCACGGCGCCAGCTGCTCGGGCTTTCGACCGTCATGTTCCTGCGCAACATCGCGCACGACGTGCTGCCGAGCACGTTCGTCCTGTACACCGGCTACCGCTACGGCTGGGATACGCGCACGATCGGTCTCACGATGGCCGTCATGGGCGTCTGCGGGATGATCGTGTCGGCCGGCCTCGTGCAGCCCGTCGTGACACGGTTCGGCGAGCGGCGCGTCCTCCTCGCGGGGCTCGGGTTCGGCACCGCCGCCTTCGCAGTGTACGGGCTCGCGCCGACGGGTCTGCTGGCGCTCGCCGCCGTGCCGTTGCAAGCGCTGTGGAGCCTCGACGCCCCCGCCGCGCAGGGGCTCATGACGCGCGTCATGGACC encodes the following:
- a CDS encoding TCR/Tet family MFS transporter; translated protein: MTEPSPSSARGAALAFIIVTVVLDSLALGVIIPVLPKLVVEFEGGDTARAAEIFGVFGTVWALMQFVFSPVLGALSDRFGRRTVILVSNFGLGLDYVLMALAPSLGWLFVGRVISGITAASFGTAGAYIADVTPPETRARGFGMIGAGFGLGFVLGPALGGLLGGMGPRVPFWIAAVLSLANATYGFFVLPESLPPSRRAPFSWQRANPVGSLTLLRSRRQLLGLSTVMFLRNIAHDVLPSTFVLYTGYRYGWDTRTIGLTMAVMGVCGMIVSAGLVQPVVTRFGERRVLLAGLGFGTAAFAVYGLAPTGLLALAAVPLQALWSLDAPAAQGLMTRVMDPSEQGQLQGAQSSLRGIGGMIAPGLFTQTFARAIDTHGTWHVPGAPFLLAAALLGSALVLASRVTRRTVHAGR